GGCGATAGTAATCGGCGTTGTTGATCCAGTAATTCTGTCCGTACAGAATCGAGTCGAGCGTCAGACCGACGCCGAAGCGGCGATAGCCATAGCCCCAGCCGCTCGGCGCATAATAGCGCGGCAGCCGATAGATGCCGCGGTTGCTGTTGCGGAATGCGGAGTAATTGTAGCGATTGTCGCTGCGCCAGCCACGGTTCCAGTCTCTGCGATCATTGCCGTTACCGCGGTTCCAGTCGTTCCCGCGACCTTGCTGCCAGCCGCCGGGACGATCGTTGCCGCGCCCCTGCCAGTTGCCGGGGCGGTTGTCGCCGCGGCCTTGCTGCCAGCCACCCGGCCGGTCGTTCCCGCGCGGATCATTACCCTGCCAGCCGGGGCCGCCGGGGCGCGGCCGATCGCCACGGTCGCCCTGCCAGTTGCCGCCATTGCCGGGGCGATCACCACCACGATCGCTTTGCCAGCCGCGCCCGTCACCGCCGCGCCCGTCGCGGTCGCCACGATTGCCCTGCCAGCCGCCGCCGGGCGGTTGCGCCTGCGGCTGACCTTGCGGCTGCCCCTGCGGCTGGGCGCCGGGTTGCCGATCCGGCCGCGCGCCGGGCTGGCCCTGAAAGCCGCGTCCGTCACCGCGTCCGCCCTGATATTGCGGACGGTTGAAACCGTCGTTGCCGCGCCCCTGCCAGCGTTGCCCCTGCGGAGCCTGGGCCTGCGGCTGGGGCTGTGCCTGAGCGACGGGTTGCGGGCGAGCTTGTTGCGGCTCGCCCTGTGGCGGGCGCGGCTGCATCGGACGCTGACCATTGTCGCCACGGCCGCCGCGCCACTCGCGATGCTCCTGCGCGAACGCCGCTGCCGGCACCAGCGCCGAAGCCGCCATGATTGCCGCAAGCAGATACTTACGCATCGAACCAACCCTCCAAAGAGCGGCCGAAGGATTCGCCGCTGTTACTGTGCTAATGCTCCATGCGCACTGAGCGTATTCTGAACTTCATTGACAGCAACGCGAAAGCATTCAGCGTTTGGCCGGGCCGAGCGCGGGCACGCGTCTTGCGGCTTCGTCGGGTGACGTGTCCGGCGATGCGCCGGCCTCGATCGTCTCGTCGCCGCGCTGCACCCGCGCCGCCTGCAACACCGCCTCCACCACACGCGGATACACGCCGCACCGGCACAGGTTGGTGATGGTCGCGCGAATCTCGTCTTCGCTCGGGTTGCGGGTCTTCTTGAGGAACACCGCCGCCGCCATCACCATGCCCGGGATGCAGAAGCCGCATTGCGTGACGTTCTTCGCCAGCCACGCGAGTTGCACCGGATGCGACCGCTCGCGCGACAGACCTTCGATCGTCGTGACGAAGCTGCCTTCGATCGCGCCGATCGTCGTCTGGCACGCCTTCACGGCCTCACCATCGATATCGACGGTGCAGGCGCCGCAATCGCCGGTGCCGCAGCCATATTTGGCGCCGGTCAGGTTCGAGGCGTCGCGCAGCGCCCACAACAGCGGCGTCTTGGGGTCCATCCGATAGTGGACCGGCTGGTTGTTGACGGTGAAACGGGTCATGGCGTGACGCTACCCCAAGCGCGCGCGTGGTGAAACGCGTCGTTTCCGTGGGGACGGCCTTGTGGGTACTGTGCCGCGGGGCGATATGCTGCGCATGACGCTTCCCACCCTGTTCATACCGCATGGCGGCGGCCCGTGTTTCTTCATGGAC
This genomic stretch from Sphingomonas panacis harbors:
- a CDS encoding RcnB family protein, which translates into the protein MRKYLLAAIMAASALVPAAAFAQEHREWRGGRGDNGQRPMQPRPPQGEPQQARPQPVAQAQPQPQAQAPQGQRWQGRGNDGFNRPQYQGGRGDGRGFQGQPGARPDRQPGAQPQGQPQGQPQAQPPGGGWQGNRGDRDGRGGDGRGWQSDRGGDRPGNGGNWQGDRGDRPRPGGPGWQGNDPRGNDRPGGWQQGRGDNRPGNWQGRGNDRPGGWQQGRGNDWNRGNGNDRRDWNRGWRSDNRYNYSAFRNSNRGIYRLPRYYAPSGWGYGYRRFGVGLTLDSILYGQNYWINNADYYRLPPAYGPYRWVRYYNDALLVDIYTGQVVDTVYDIFW
- a CDS encoding (2Fe-2S)-binding protein; the encoded protein is MTRFTVNNQPVHYRMDPKTPLLWALRDASNLTGAKYGCGTGDCGACTVDIDGEAVKACQTTIGAIEGSFVTTIEGLSRERSHPVQLAWLAKNVTQCGFCIPGMVMAAAVFLKKTRNPSEDEIRATITNLCRCGVYPRVVEAVLQAARVQRGDETIEAGASPDTSPDEAARRVPALGPAKR